TCAAGGACTTGGAAATTTATTTGTGGTGCGAGTCGCTGGTAATGTCGTCACTGATTTGGTTACAGGCAGCTTGGAATATTCTACAACAGTATTGGGTTCTCAGCTAATCTTGATTTTAGGTCACAGAAGATGCGGTGCAGTCGCGGAGGCAATCAAAAACGAGCCACTTCCGGGGAAAATTGGCTCTGTTATTCAGGGCATCAAACCTGCCGTGGAAAGGGTAAGATTAACAACAGGTGACATCACCGAAGATGCGGTTCTTGCCAATATTCAATATCAGGTTGAAGAATTGCCAAAAAAGTCAACGATTTTAGCTAAATTGGTAAGCGAAGCTAAACTAAAAATTGTTGGCGCAATTTACGATCTTGATACTGGCAAAGTAACTGTTATTAGTTAAATAAATTGGGTTTTTGCGTAAATCCTAACTTTTGCATTTTAGAACTTACATTCTCTAGAAATATACCTGCATATGCGTTGATAATAATTAGTCATAGCAAGCAGGCAGAACCATAGGTGTGAAAATATAGCGTGAAATTTATTTTCAACATTAGTGAAAACTAATATAACCTTCAGCTTGGTAGCGTTCTTGATAATTCATAATATTAGAGATATTTAATCTACGTAATTAAAAGTGACGATCAAACTCAGCCAAGAACAATTACAAATTATCCGCACTCATGCGGAGAATACTTATCCGCAAGAATGCTGCGGTATAATTATAGGCTATATGGCATTAGGCAAAACAGTGGTAGAAGTGATGCTAACTGAAAATGTCTGGAGTATAGAAACGGCAGCTGATTTTCCAACTGATGCAAAAAAAGACGGGAAAACTCCAGACGTACTTAATAAAAGCCGACGATATACGATCGCACCCGAAATCATGTTAAAAGTACAGAAAGATGCACGCGATCGCTCTTTAAATATTATTGGTATATACCACTCGCATCCCGATAATCCAGCGATTCCTTCAGAAAGCGATCGCGTCCAAGCTTGGCAAGAATATTCATACATCATAGTTTCTGTCCCCAACGGCAAAGCGGGTGAACTCAAAAGCTGGTATCTTGATGACACTCACCAGTTTCAACAAGAAGCAATTGAAATTGGATAAAAAAATTAACAATTAAAAATTTTATATTTTCTTCCCCCACTGCTGTACAGACACGATTAATCGTGTTTTGTACAGACGCGAGGAACATCGCGTCTCTACTCCCCCACACCGTCACATTTTTCGGTAGGATTAATATTCCGCGCTTCCACATCAAACTGCTATGCTCAATCCCAATCTGGATGAAGTCCAGTTAACAAAAGACGATTACGAACGTTACTCCCGACACCTGATTTTGCCAGAAGTCGGATTGGAAGGACAAAAACGTTTAAAAGCCGCTAGTGTACTGTGTATCGGTACAGGTGGACTCGGTGCGCCGTTGCTATTGTATCTTGCAGCAGCGGGTATCGGACGCATTGGTATTGTTGATTTCGATATTGTCGATACTTCCAACTTGCAACGCCAAGTCATTCACGGTACATCTTGGGTAGGTAAACCGAAGATAGAATCGGCAAAGAACCGCATTCACGAGATTAACCCTCATTGTCAGGTTGATCTTTACGAAACTCGCTTGAGTTCTGAAAACGCTCTTGATATTATTAAGCCTTACGATATCGTCGTGGATGGTACCGATAACTTTCCCACACGATATTTAGTCAACGACGCTTGCGTGTTGTTAGATAAACCCAACGTTTACGGTTCAATTTTCCGCTTTGAAGGGCAAGCTACGGTATTTAACTACGAAGGTGGACCGAATTATCGTGACTTGTATCCAGAACCACCACCACCAGGAATGGTTCCCTCTTGTGCAGAAGGTGGCGTACTCGGAATTTTACCAGGAATTATAGGTTTAATTCAAGCAACGGAAACTATTAAAATCATTTTGGGCAAAGGTGAAACATTAAGCGGACGCTTAATGCTGTATGATGCCCTTAACATGAAATTCCGGGAATTAAAGCTGCGTCCAAATCCAGTGCGCCCGGTGATTGAAAAGTTGATAGACTACGAACAATTCTGCGGTATCCCACAAGCAAAAGCAGAGGAAGAAAAACAGCAGATGGAAATTCAAGAAATGACAGTGCAGGAATTAAAGCAGTTGCTAGATAGCGGTGCAGATGATTTCGTTCTGCTGGATGTCCGCAACCCCCATGAGTATGAAATTGCCAAAATACAAGGCAGTGTTTTAGTACCATTACCGGATATTGAAAACGGTGAAGGTGTTACAAAAGTTAAAGAATTACTCAACGGACATCGCTTAATAGCTCATTGTAAAATGGGCGGGCGATCGGCGAAAGCTTTGGGCATTCTCAAAGAAGCCGGAATTGAGGGGACAAATGTCAAGGGTGGTATCACCGCTTGGAGTAAAGAAGTAGATCCATCAGTTCCAACATATTAAAACGAACCGCAGAGGCGCAGAGGTAACAGAGGTTTCTTTGCGCCTTTGCGCCTCTGCGTGAGGTAAATTATTGTTGAGCAAACCATCGCCGAATCAACTCTACTTGGAACTTATAACCGTCTCCAACTTCCTCAATTAACTCACGTTGCAACAGCAAATTAAGACTGCTTTCCACTACATCAGGAAATTGCGATAAACTTTTGCGGGTAACTATTGCCCCTTCCCCAAGTGCGGCGATAAAGCGTAAAATAGCAAGTCCGGCTGCATCTACTTGATTATTTTGAATATCTGCAAAGAATAAACCACCACTACTCAAAGCCGCTGGTATAGCCGCTTCTACATCCGCTAAATTTGCCAGACGGCGCACAGAAAGGTCTTGCTCATTTTTGAGAACGACAATTTCTGCACACAGCAATTGTACCAGGTAAGGGTGACAGCGGGTAAGTTGCAATACTCGCTTAACCGCATTTGGTTGATAACGCAAGGTAAAATCTTTGACGGGACGCTGAATTAATTGTCGCGCTTCCTCTTCTTTCAGGTAGGAGATATGGACAACTTGGACATTAATTAAGTAACTAGCCCAGCGTTGATATTCTTGAATAGTATGAGAGCCTGCAATTAATATCTTAAACTTGGGACGATGTTGGATTAAGTTACGCAGCATTCCTAAAACATCTTCCTCATCAAAGCGTCCTTTAGTTATGGCACTGTCAAGTACCTCAAACTCATCTAGAGAAAGCAGTGCGGTGTTATCCTCTAACGCTTGTTCTACTTTATCTAACCATTCATCAAAGTTGGTGAAGGCGTCTTTTTCCAGTTCTTCCCGCGTCAAGGATGGTAGAGTTAAAGCACTTTGGCGTTTAGCTGAGGTTATCATCCCTCTGGCTAGGTTGTAGAGAAAACCTGCATAATCACTCGCTGATGAAGATGGACCTTGCAAGTCAATAAATAAGGGGATAATGCTATTCGGTAGCAACTTTCCCAAATTGTTCAGCAGAGAAGTTTTGCCCATGCGCCGCTGACCATAGAGTAGCAGAGGTGGACGACGGCGGTCTAAAATTAATTGCTCAATGCGTAAACCAATGCTGGTGCGTCCGATAAAGATTTCTAGTTGCTCATTTAGAGGTACGCCAATAATATAGGGATTGTCAATCTCTTGGAGAAATTCTCTTTCTTTGGCGAGTTCGTCTACATAGTTAACTATTATTTCACGCCAACTTTGGGCGATGGGGCGGAAGCGAGGGGCGTATATTTCTGTGCTGCGATTCAAGTTTTGCAACCGTGCATTTAATCGGTCAACAACAGCCCTGAGTGCTAGAAGCCGATTGTAAGTACTTTGCTGATTTAAAGCAGCGTCCACATCCTCGCTGATGAGACTGAAGATACGTAGCAGAGGGCTAGCTGGGTTTTCTAGTTCGTCAATTACTAGGTTCTGGTGAGCTTTACGGATAGCTTCCACATCGACGCAGCCTTCTAAACTGCGTGCATCGCTTTCAATTTGTGCAGCTTGTTGTGCTTGTTGTGCAGCTTGTTGTGCATGTTGTGCAGCTTGAACTGACCAGCGCTGGCGACTACTACTCAGGTAATCAATAGCAGCTTGTC
This Tolypothrix sp. NIES-4075 DNA region includes the following protein-coding sequences:
- a CDS encoding AAA family ATPase; translation: MTSPNIPRNAYTDAPEQHPNLILGSLQLLFWLFFRPKAWRNHLKRIDADLEPNSSLLFLLRRGRWRNLALWRLLIQGYLVLPLLANLIFGLVLLIFSKPSENIAFDVVVFGVVFCVVLGVAFGAFCVVLGVAFGVAFGMAFGVAFGVAFGAFGAFGAFGAFGTGVGVAFGVVLGVAFGVAFGVAYGAFGTGVGIGVGVALALGVAAVAFAVAFAVAFDGSYKNLRVEDKHLRVEFYQHFGVALGVAFGVGVTINSWRPWVSYPLLQQWNMLLYRLDKKRIGNDISLLRWHSAFWDEWQHIRLYGLDKHLTLVSERNPVEGQAAIDYLSSSRQRWSVQAAQHAQQAAQQAQQAAQIESDARSLEGCVDVEAIRKAHQNLVIDELENPASPLLRIFSLISEDVDAALNQQSTYNRLLALRAVVDRLNARLQNLNRSTEIYAPRFRPIAQSWREIIVNYVDELAKEREFLQEIDNPYIIGVPLNEQLEIFIGRTSIGLRIEQLILDRRRPPLLLYGQRRMGKTSLLNNLGKLLPNSIIPLFIDLQGPSSSASDYAGFLYNLARGMITSAKRQSALTLPSLTREELEKDAFTNFDEWLDKVEQALEDNTALLSLDEFEVLDSAITKGRFDEEDVLGMLRNLIQHRPKFKILIAGSHTIQEYQRWASYLINVQVVHISYLKEEEARQLIQRPVKDFTLRYQPNAVKRVLQLTRCHPYLVQLLCAEIVVLKNEQDLSVRRLANLADVEAAIPAALSSGGLFFADIQNNQVDAAGLAILRFIAALGEGAIVTRKSLSQFPDVVESSLNLLLQRELIEEVGDGYKFQVELIRRWFAQQ
- a CDS encoding carbonic anhydrase — encoded protein: MSRINGFVGRRHVLKLAAIAGFGIATHSILWGTQQAVNSQTILADADPVNPNPVSPDVALRRLLDGNKRFVQQKRNYPDQNLERLRSLILTQHPFASVLGCADSRVPAEIVFDQGLGNLFVVRVAGNVVTDLVTGSLEYSTTVLGSQLILILGHRRCGAVAEAIKNEPLPGKIGSVIQGIKPAVERVRLTTGDITEDAVLANIQYQVEELPKKSTILAKLVSEAKLKIVGAIYDLDTGKVTVIS
- a CDS encoding Mov34/MPN/PAD-1 family protein, which translates into the protein MTIKLSQEQLQIIRTHAENTYPQECCGIIIGYMALGKTVVEVMLTENVWSIETAADFPTDAKKDGKTPDVLNKSRRYTIAPEIMLKVQKDARDRSLNIIGIYHSHPDNPAIPSESDRVQAWQEYSYIIVSVPNGKAGELKSWYLDDTHQFQQEAIEIG
- the moeB gene encoding molybdopterin-synthase adenylyltransferase MoeB: MLNPNLDEVQLTKDDYERYSRHLILPEVGLEGQKRLKAASVLCIGTGGLGAPLLLYLAAAGIGRIGIVDFDIVDTSNLQRQVIHGTSWVGKPKIESAKNRIHEINPHCQVDLYETRLSSENALDIIKPYDIVVDGTDNFPTRYLVNDACVLLDKPNVYGSIFRFEGQATVFNYEGGPNYRDLYPEPPPPGMVPSCAEGGVLGILPGIIGLIQATETIKIILGKGETLSGRLMLYDALNMKFRELKLRPNPVRPVIEKLIDYEQFCGIPQAKAEEEKQQMEIQEMTVQELKQLLDSGADDFVLLDVRNPHEYEIAKIQGSVLVPLPDIENGEGVTKVKELLNGHRLIAHCKMGGRSAKALGILKEAGIEGTNVKGGITAWSKEVDPSVPTY